The sequence AGAAAGAATTCATAGCAGTCGAATAAGCTTATCTGATTTGATGAGACGATTTCCCCTGGAAGATAATTCCAACATAAAAGATTTGCTGCAAATGTCTGAGAAACCTGATAATTTTTAGCTACTTAAtggtatttttatttaagctGTTTAGATTGTATACATGTGATATGAACTTATGAATGTAAATATGGAATTTAATGACCTATTAGGCACGTTACCGTTCTTTAATTTAAACTTATCCGCAAGGTGTCATTAAATTAAAACGATTAAAGAGAAGGTTAAGATGAAAAACTCCTTTTATCGTAAGGATTGGAATGATATCCGCACCGCCCCATTAAATATAGCACGTTCCATAATTGACTAATGTCTCATAGACTGATGTTGTGGTGttgaatttaataaatattactgTGTTTACAGATTTGTAATAACAATTATAGTTTATGTGGTGTATGTCACAACGCTCAATGGcagaaacacaatttttgCGTCTGCGCTTTTTATTTAACTCTTATTTAGATAAAGTGTGCCAACATGTTATTCATAAACATCACTCAAGCCCGAAAATGTcctaaaataattaaataattaataaatgttttattacCAATCTGCAGTCACTATGAAACATTCATAAGTGTCAAAAGGCCCACCCTGCAGGCGTTCTGACAAACCCCCTTAGTTATATCTTATTTGCGATGTCCTATACTATTGTGATAAGATATAGGATCGTAATTATTACTTATTACTATTTGCGGAAATAAATACGGATCTGATTAGACCAAAGCCGTACACTTATATCTTCGTTCTTTAACGTAAACTAATTTGATCATACAATTATCGTTTGAACTCAAACAAAGACATCAAAAGAAACTATCTTATCTCTGAAACTATAAAGAAAACGATTTATCCTTATAGTATTTGAATGATAAGCAATAAACCATTCACAAAAACTATATATAGCCAGATTTTGCAAAGTTTTGGTTAGTTTTTATAAAACTTCGTGAACGATGCTACTGGGAATACTATTTTCGCTGTTAATTTTAAGAGCGTCGGGCAGCCAAGATGCAAGACAAGTGTGTTCTCTATACACGATATGTAACAACATAGAATCAATTGGTTCACAAGTGTACTCTATACGGTATGTATTTGAGTGAAGATGTGTAACTGCATGTATAATCTGTTAAAATCGCCAGTCTGGAGCAAGAGCGACAAGCAAATCTTTTGGAAGACTTGAACAACAAAATTGACCCTTTTCTAAACAGAGATGATCCTTGGCCCTCCAACTGCTATGAAGCTTTGAGGGGCTCACAAAACAGTTCAATTCGTACGATACTTGTGCCGGAGTACAGTGATAACTCCTTTGAAGTGGCCTGCGATCAGTTCAGAATGGGAGGAGGTTGGACCATTATTTTGCGCAGAACGGATGGAAGTGAGAACTTTTACCGCGAATGGATTGATTACAAGCATGGATTTGGCAATCTGAGCAATGAGTACTTCCTGGGCTTGGACAAACTGCACGCCATGACCAATTATCAGCAGCAGGAACTCCTAGTTGTTATGGAAACTCCGAAAGGAGAGCAGGTCTATGAGTTGTATAGCAACTTTAGAATTGGATCAGAGAGCAGTGATTATACCTTGGAAGCCGTGGGAACTCCTTCTGGAGATGCCGGCGATTCACTTACCTACCAGTTGGGCATGAAGTTTTCCACTAAAGATCGCAAAAACGACATAGATCCCAACAGGCATTGTGCGCAATCTTTTACAGGCGCTTGGTGGTACAGAGGATGCCACCACAGGTAAGAAAACTAATTGGCAATTACCCTGCCTTTTATACTAACGAGTTAATTTTTcctacttttttattttgtataacAATACcgatttttgttattttagcAATCTAGCTGGAAAATATGGCGATAATACGTTTGGAAAAGGATTGAACTGGAAATCATTTACTGGACATGAAAGCTCTCTGAGGCGTGCAACAATGATGATCCGTCcaaaaactaattaaattaaatgtaaaataaatttatatcaCTTAAATCAAATG is a genomic window of Drosophila suzukii chromosome 2L, CBGP_Dsuzu_IsoJpt1.0, whole genome shotgun sequence containing:
- the LOC108009469 gene encoding ryncolin-4-like isoform X1; this encodes MLLGILFSLLILRASGSQDARQVCSLYTICNNIESIGSQVYSIRLEQERQANLLEDLNNKIDPFLNRDDPWPSNCYEALRGSQNSSIRTILVPEYSDNSFEVACDQFRMGGGWTIILRRTDGSENFYREWIDYKHGFGNLSNEYFLGLDKLHAMTNYQQQELLVVMETPKGEQVYELYSNFRIGSESSDYTLEAVGTPSGDAGDSLTYQLGMKFSTKDRKNDIDPNRHCAQSFTGAWWYRGCHHSNLAGKYGDNTFGKGLNWKSFTGHESSLRRATMMIRPKTN
- the LOC108009469 gene encoding ryncolin-4-like isoform X2: MLLGILFSLLILRASGSQDARQVCSLYTICNNIESIGSQVYSIRDDPWPSNCYEALRGSQNSSIRTILVPEYSDNSFEVACDQFRMGGGWTIILRRTDGSENFYREWIDYKHGFGNLSNEYFLGLDKLHAMTNYQQQELLVVMETPKGEQVYELYSNFRIGSESSDYTLEAVGTPSGDAGDSLTYQLGMKFSTKDRKNDIDPNRHCAQSFTGAWWYRGCHHSNLAGKYGDNTFGKGLNWKSFTGHESSLRRATMMIRPKTN